CTCCAGGAGTTCGACCAGTCGCCGACCGAGGCGGTCGCGACCGCGCTCCTGTACGGGATCCGCGCCGAGACGCTCGACTTCAAGCGGGACACGACGCCGGCGGACCTGACGGCGGCCGCGTACCTCCACCCGTTCGCGAACCACGACACGCTCGAACAGGTGGAGTCGCCGTCGATGAGCCCGGAGACGCTGGACGTGCTCGCGGAGGCGATCCAGAACCGCGAGGTGCAGGGGAGCCACCTCTTCTCGACGGCCGGCTTCATCCGGGACCGCGAGGCGCTCGCGCAGGCGGCCCAACACCTGCTCAACTTAGAGGGGATCACGACGACCGCCGTCCTCGGGATCGCCGACGACACGATCTACCTCGCCGCGCGCTCGAAGGACATCCGCCTGAACATCGGCAACGTCCTCGACGAGGCGTTCTCCGAGATGGGCGACGCCGCCGGCCACTCCACGCAGGGCTCGCTCTCGATCCCCCTCGGCATCTTCACCGGCATCGAGGCGAGCGGCGAGAACCGCGACACCCTCCTGCACCTCACCGAGGAGGCCGTCCGTCGGAAGCTGTTCGACGCGCTCGGCGTCGAGGGCGGGGCCGGTGACGGCGGGAACGGGTCGTAGCGGGATCGACGGCGGGAACGACGCCGACCGGTCGGGCCGCGACCGCCGGATCCGTTTTACTCGTCTGCCCCGTACTCCCGACGCGCGAGGCGCCGCGCCCACCATGCACGTTCCGGAGGACCCGCCCGCGACCTGCCCCGCCTGCGGCGACCCCTACGAGTCCGTGTCCCGCCACGCCGACGGGTTCGTCGTCAACCTCCTCGACAACGATCGGTACCGGCGGGTGTGCTTCGACCCCGCGAGCGACGGCGACGACCCCGCGCTCGACTGTTATCATCACACACACGAACAGGCCGACGGATCGGCGAGCGAGTAGCGTGAGGTACTCTCGTTCGCATTTAAAATCGAGATGACGATCGCGACAAGGTCGGTGATGGAGACTGCACCGATGACGAGGGCGATCGCGTCGTCTATCAGAGGTTTCGAGCGTATTCGAGCACCGCCTCTTCCCGAAACTCCCCGTTTTCGAGAACGGTGAAGCCGTCGAAGGCGACCGTCGTCTCGGTGAGCGTCATATCGAGATGGAGATCACACTCGACGCTCCCGCCGAGCGTGATGTTGTCCCCGATCGCGATGTGCATCGTGCCCCGCTTCTTTTTGTCCGTGGCTTGGTTCCCCGTGAGTTGGACGTCTGCGTTCGTACCGATAGACGGGGCTTCCGCGATGTTGCGGGCGCAGTCCCCCGTCGATTCGACGAGTTTCGAAAGCTCGTCCGCCTGTGTGCCCCCCGAGATACTCTCGACGTTCCCGTCCTCGATCGCGAGTTCCACCGGGCCGTCGAGTCGGCCGATACTGTCGATGGAGTAATCTACGACGACCGTGCCCTGCGCGCTCCCTTCGACCGGAGTGACTGCGGACTTCCCGGCGGGCAGGACGACGAGTCCGCGGTCGAACCCGTCGTCGATCAGGAATCCGCTGCGACCGTGCAGGCCGACTGTTAAGTCCGTTCCCCTGTCGTTCGTTATCCGTGCGGACTCGGCGCTGGTTTGGATCTCGGCGACCGCCCTCGTCACGTCTCGCAACGCGTCGTAGTCGGTGTCCATCTGGTTCATCAAGACGTCTTCGGTGACGCCACGCATGAGAACGAAACGCGTCCCGTCCTCCGACGCGTCCCTTCGCGCGTCCGTATGAGCGATGTCGTACGTTCCGACGTCGAATACGATATCGGCTTCGTTGAGTGCACCGGCGACGACCGCCGGCTGCTCGACGTTGTGTCCGGTGAGCCGCGGCTTCACTAGCAGCGAGGTCGTCGCCCCGGCCGCTCGAGCGGCGCTCGCAAGCGGTCGAGCGACGTGCACCATCAACGGATCGGTGAGGACGACGACCTCTTCGTCCGACGTCACCTCGCCGACGCTCTCGATTACCTCTCGACAGATGTCACTGTATTCGAGTTCTTTCACACTGCCAACACGGCACCCGACAGCTAAGCTTCTTTGCCGCGTCATCTCTGACAGGCGACCGCACGCAAGTGCTGTCAGACCGTTTCGAACGAGTCTCTCGGCGGAGACCGTCGCCTGTTAGAAGTCGTCGCCGTCGGTGATCGAAGTGTACGAGCCGATCAGCGCGCCGGACAGGTCGACGCCCTCCAGCGTGACGCCCTCGTCGATCACGGAGTTCCGGATCTCCGAGTCGGTGATCGTCGCGTCGGGGAAGACGACCGAGCGGTCGAGCGTCGAGTCGGTGACGGTCGCGCCCGACATGACGTGGACCACGTCGCCGAGGTCGGAGCCCTCGACGGTCGCGTCGTCGGCGACGAGCGTGCCGCCTTCCAAGGCGTACTCGACCGCGTCGAGGTAGCTGTCGGCGGTGCCGATGTC
Above is a window of Halorubrum depositum DNA encoding:
- a CDS encoding aminopeptidase yields the protein MKELEYSDICREVIESVGEVTSDEEVVVLTDPLMVHVARPLASAARAAGATTSLLVKPRLTGHNVEQPAVVAGALNEADIVFDVGTYDIAHTDARRDASEDGTRFVLMRGVTEDVLMNQMDTDYDALRDVTRAVAEIQTSAESARITNDRGTDLTVGLHGRSGFLIDDGFDRGLVVLPAGKSAVTPVEGSAQGTVVVDYSIDSIGRLDGPVELAIEDGNVESISGGTQADELSKLVESTGDCARNIAEAPSIGTNADVQLTGNQATDKKKRGTMHIAIGDNITLGGSVECDLHLDMTLTETTVAFDGFTVLENGEFREEAVLEYARNL